TGATCTGCAACCAGCCGCGCGCGTTGCCCAGGGCCAGGGTGCGGGTCAGCCAGCTCCTGCCGGCGACCTGCTCGTCGGCCACCAGCGTTTCGAGACCGGTCACTGCGCGTTTGCCGAAGAAGGCCATGATGCCGGCCGCGTCGTAGGGCGCGCGCCAGGGCAGGCGGATGGTCGCCGTGCCGGTGTCGGTGGCGCTGCTGCCTTCGCGGCGCAGCGCGGTCGGGCTCAGGCGGTAGTGTTCGAGAAAGGCCGCGTTGAAGCGACGCTGGCTGGCGAAGCCGGCGGCCTGCGCGACGGTGCTGACCGGCAGCCGGGTATCGGTCAGCAATTGCTTGGCCGACAGCAGCCGGCGGGTTTGCAGGTATTGCAGGGCGGTCACGCCGAATGCAGCCAGAAAGACGCGGCGCAGGTGCCGGTCGGTCACGCCGAGGTGATCGGCCAAGCGGGCCTGCAATGCCGCGCCAGCCTCGTCGCTCCAGTTCAGCGGATCGTCCAGCCAGGCCGCGGCGGCGTGTGCCAGCAGGCTGCCGGCGTCCTGCATCGACCAGGCAGCCGCGCCGCCCGGCGATGGCGCCAGCTCCGGCCGGCAGCGCAGGCAGGGCCGAAAACCCGCCTGCTCGGCCTGCGCCGCGAGCGCGAAGAAGCGGCAGTTCTCCAGGCGCGGCGTGCGCACCCGGCAAACCGGTCGACAGTAGATGCCGGTGCTGGTCACGCCGGTGAAGAAGCGGCCGTCGAAACGCGCGTCGTGCGATGCCAGCGCGCGCCAGCAGCCTTCGGTATCGGTGGGCAGGGCGGTAGTCGCAGCGGTGGAGGAGGCGGAATCCATGCAATCGATGATAAGGAGGCCATCCGTACCGATTCGCCGTTTTCGGACATGTGCATCGCGTGCCGCGCACGAACTTTGCAAAGCCCGTCCAAGCGCCCATGTCCGACATCGTGCCGCCATGGTGCTGCCTACAATCTCTGGCGTTTTTGCCAACAACTCAACCCGCCGTATCCGGAGCGCACCCATGCCGTTTTCCCCGTCGATCTTCAAGGCTTACGATATTCGCGGCGTCGTGCCGTCCACCCTGGACGAGGAAGTCGCCCGGTCGCTGGGCCAGGCCTTCGGTGCCGCCGCCCTGGAGCTTGGCGAGAAGACGGTGGCCGTCGGCCGCGACGGCCGTCTGTCGGGCCCGTCGCTGTCGGCCGCGCTGATCGCCGGCCTCATCGACGCCGGCATCGAGGTGATCGACGTCGGCATGGTCACCACGCCCATCCTGTACTTCGCGGCCGCCACGCTCTGCCACAGCGGCATCCAGGTCACCGGCAGCCACAACCCCAAGGACTACAACGGCTTCAAGATGGTGCTGGCCGGCAAGGCCATCTACGGCGAGGAGATCCAGTCGCTGCGCCGCACCATGGACGCTGCCAGCGCGCCGCACCGCGAAGGTGGCAGCGTGCGCCAGGTCGACGTGCTGCCGGCCTACATCGCGCGCATCGTCGGCGACATCAAGCTCGCCCGCCCGGTCAAGATCGTCGTCGACTCCGGCAACGGCGTGGCCGGCGCGTCGGCCCCGGCCATCTTCCGTGCGATCGGCTGCGAAGTCATCGAACTCTTCAGCGAGGTCGACGGCAACTTCCCCAACCACCATCCGGATCCGAGCAAGCCCGACAACCTGAAAGAC
The nucleotide sequence above comes from Xylophilus sp. GOD-11R. Encoded proteins:
- a CDS encoding Ada metal-binding domain-containing protein, with protein sequence MDSASSTAATTALPTDTEGCWRALASHDARFDGRFFTGVTSTGIYCRPVCRVRTPRLENCRFFALAAQAEQAGFRPCLRCRPELAPSPGGAAAWSMQDAGSLLAHAAAAWLDDPLNWSDEAGAALQARLADHLGVTDRHLRRVFLAAFGVTALQYLQTRRLLSAKQLLTDTRLPVSTVAQAAGFASQRRFNAAFLEHYRLSPTALRREGSSATDTGTATIRLPWRAPYDAAGIMAFFGKRAVTGLETLVADEQVAGRSWLTRTLALGNARGWLQITLDTNAHQALLRVGERLAPALPALIRRVRAMLDLDADPAAIDAVLLPHFPGSAGGRVPGALDGFELAVRAILGQQVTVAAAHTICGRLVVRYGEPIETPFPGVDRLFPTPAALALADGDVLGGLGIVRQRQAAIVALAREVDAGRLALRPGDAPEPAMAALRALPGIGDWTAQYIAMRALRWPDAFPAGDVALQKALGVRGAAKPAQAAIDASQAWRPWRSYAVLRAWHGTPEATISTPAEQETTP